The window CGTCGGTCGTATAGGAAACGCAAGTGCTTGCCCACCTCCCTGATTTTCCATTAGTTATCCTCCATAAACCACGACTTTACACGTTTCCGCATGTGTAACCCACCATACTGAAACCCCATAAAAACAAGGGTTTCCCACCCGCCCTCACGTTCTCTCCCTTCAAAAACCATTCCATATCTCCAAACACTTTACCCCAACCCCCCGTTCTTCGCTTCCCATTCTTTTCAACTCTCACCGTTTTCCCCTCTGCTTTCCATTTTTTCACCTCGGGGCTTGATGATGTTAAGGGCGCTTGTGATGTCCGACCGTGCCCCCGCTGGTCATATGCGGTAATGTGAAGATTGGCGAAAGACGCAAGGTAGTTGAAGAACACGTCGTATCGGGCAATGTGTTCGCAAAAACCGTGGACAAAGAGAATATAAGCTTTGATCTCGCCAGTGCTCGGGGACCACTATGCAAGGAAGCTTGAGATCAGTTTCTGGTTTGGTTACTTTTAAAGAAACGTGTCGGAAACaatatatatattatattattatatatatatatatatatatatatatatatgcTCACACGTTTGGTGTAGAATGGAGTACCCTCTGGTCCAAGGACCCATTCTTCAGTAAGAGCTGTTTGTGTCATGTCTTGGCAAGTTTACAAAGATGAAAAGATTGGCAGAACGCTcagaggaaagaggagagaagggaatGGGAACGAAACAAAACAACCGGAGAGCGCAAAAGAACTAAGCGCTTGCCAAATGACGTTTTGTATGTATGTATCTATGTAACCCGGCGACTGTCCCTCGGCCATCGCCTGTAAGTAACATGCATAACTGGGATGCCCCGTATTTTGAAGATCTACCATTAACTACTATTACATACCAGCTCTACTGCGCAACGTGCCAGTCAAGCTTGTCCGCCCACTCCTTGTCCTTCAACGTCAACAGCACCTCTGCAACGTCCTTGGCACCGTTTCCACTCAAACAGCTGATTTCACACCATAAACGTCAGTTGCGTCCAAATCAAACTCCCTCCCACCctcaaaaaaaaaaagggacTCACATGACAATATCCTTATCCTTGGGCAAACTCTTGGCCAACTGCATACCACCCCAGAGAGCATGACTGCTCTCCAAAGCAGGAATAATACCTTCCAACTGGGTACACATCTTGAACGCCGTAAGACACTGCAAATCGTCCGCCACGACATATTCGGCTCGACCGCTATACTTGAGGTGAGAGTGTTCGGGACCGACAGAGTTGTAGTCGAGACCGGCAGAGATGGAGTGCGTGGGGACGAGCTGACCTTCCTTTGATTGGATAATGTAAGAAGAGAAACCGTGGACGACACCCATGACACCCTTGGTCAATGTAGCAGAGTGTGCCTCAGTGTCAATACCTACCAATAGATTGTTAGCAGAGTAACAAGAAGTGGTTTAAAAAGACTTGCCATGGCCACCGGCTTCAACACCGACCAATCTCACGCTGGGATCCTCGATAAAGTCGTAAAAAGTACCGATGGCGTTGGAGCCACCACCGACACAGGCAACGACTGCATCAGGCAACTTGCCCATCTTTTCGTGCATCTGCGACTTGATCTCTCGACCAATAACCCTTTGGAAGTCACGGACAATGGTGGGGAAGGGGTGGGGACCGATGGCGGAGCCAATGAGGTAATGCGTAGTGTCCAATCGAGTGACCCAATCTCTCAAAGCCTCGTTGACAGCGTCCTTCAAGGTCTGGGAACCAGACGTGACGGGGATAACACGGCCACCAAGCATCTTGATCCTGAAAACGTTCAACTCTTGCCTCCTCACATCCTCTGCACCCATGAAAATATCACATTCCATGCCAAACTTGGCGCAGACGGTGGCAGTAGCGACACCGTGCTGACCGGCACCCGTCTCGGCGATAATTCTTCGCTTACCCAATCGCTTGGCGAGGAGAATTTGGCCAACGGCATTGTTAATTTTGTGTGAACCAGTGTGGTTGAGATCTTCCCTCTTGAGCCAAATCCTGGCACCGCCCATCTCCTCGGTCAACCTGTCGGCAAGGTAAAGTTCACTAGGTCTGTTGATGTAACCAAACATATCCTCAAACTCTTTCCAGAACGCAGGGTCCTCCTTGGCCTCGGCATAGGCAGTTTCAAGCTCGTTCAAACAGTCAACAAGCGATTCAGCGACATAGGCACCACCGAAAAGGCCGAATCGAGAAGGAAGTTTACCGGGGGCGGTGACCTTGACTTCGGACTCGTTAAGGGATGCGCCAGAGGGAATGGGGAGGGGAGGGGAGACGGTACCCCCATTGGCAGGAGGAGGGGCAGCAGCATTCTTTCGGCCAAGAGGGGGAGGGTTCTGGCCCTTGAGAGTGATTGCTCGGCAATAGTCTTCGACGACTTTGGGAGCAAGACCGTCATCGGCGTGCTCAAAGATGAGCTTGATGATTTTGGATCCAACGACAACGGCATCAGCACCGGAAGCTGTAACATAGTCAAAGTGGGTACGGTTGTCAATACCAAAACCGACAGCGAGAGGGATGGTGGTGAACATTTGGATACGCTTGACGAGTTCAGGGAGGGAAGCTGAAATGTTTTCGGTAGAGGAAGAACCGGTGACACCCATCTAcaagagagaaaaaaagggTCAGCTCAGCCATGGCGGTGTTAAAAGTCCAACGTACCTTGGAGACCACATAGATGAAAGAATCGGCGATAGAAGTCAAGAACTTGACTCGGTCGATGCTGGTAGAAGGGGCGACGAGGGGGATGTAAGACATGCCAGCCTTGGTACAGGTGTTTCTAAAGTCGACGGCTTCGGTGGGGGGCAAGTCGACGACGATGTAGCCGTTGGCACCGGCCTCTCGGGCATCCTTGACGGCCTTTTCCTCGCCATAAGCGATGATGGGGTTGTAGTAGCCTGTAGTGATAGGAGTTGTTAGTTGGAAAGACGCGACTGTCATGCCGGTTTACGAACCCATGAACAAGACGGGAGCCTTGAGACCCTGGGCACGAGCCTGTCGGACGTACTCGAGGCAGTCAGAGTAGTGAACATTGTTTTCAATGGCAACCTGTGGTTGGTCAGATGGGTTTGTGACAGACAGCTGGTCCGCtgccaaagaagaagacgtACGTTGTTGGCCTTTTGGATGACTGGACCGTCGGCAACAGGATCACTGAATGGGACACCCAGTTCAATAATGTCAGCACCACCTGCCTCTAAGGCAAGCATGAGGGGTACAGTGGCATCGCGGGTGGGGAAACCAGCTGTTAAAAAGGTGACAAAGGCGCTGAGGGGATGTCAGTAGGTGGGTGAAGGTGTTGTGGTGGGGACGTACGCTTGGTCCTGTGGGGTGTCAGCGGCGAAAGTTGTATGAGTAGATAGAACTTACCTGGGCCTTTTTGTCTGCGTAGACTTGCTTGAGCTGTTCTGCCATTGTGAGAATatgtggatgaagaagagaagaaatggaTGGATCCGATATAAACTAATAATATCAAGCAGAAGTGGAAGTCGAGTCGGAAAAGTGCGGCTATGTCCGGTGTCGCAGTATTTGACAGGCAAATTTCCGACCCTCgctcttctcttctcctcatcttATTTTTCATATTGGATGCCCCCTCGGCCCGGCTGCCCAGCTCCCCAGCAGCCGTAGACAGTCGAGGGCCACGCAGTGCACTCCTAAGATCAATCGGGCGCTTCTTTGGCTCACCAGGAGTACCACTACCATGAGCAGGCGAGTCACAATGCCCCGTATATTCTTTTCGTCTAGTCTGGATACGCTCTATGCATCTTTCTCTTGACACTGCTGCACTGTGTTGTCCTGCCACGACCCACAATCCACGACTCACTGACGATGAGACCATGAAGATCGTTGCGTGACGCCGCACTCACATCTCTCGGCGCGATCCGACGACATGTCATTATATTATCCACCGTCTCTTTTCCCGCTCTCTACTcccctctcttcctccccaCCCATGTCCGCATTCCTCAACAAGCTTCGCCACCCATCCACATCGGCAGACTCTCGCGCCCGCCGCTCCACATCCAGCTCCACCGTCGCAGACGACGCTGCCCCGCCCACGTCCCAGCAAGCAGCCGCCTCGTCCCCCCAAAGAACAGCTGGCGCATCCGGCAGTGTCTTCATCGAAAACTTTGACCAGTCTCCCCAGCCAAGCCAGCTGGGCAGCTCTCCCCGGCCATCCTGCGCAGAATCATCGTCTCTCCACTCAAAACACCATTCAAGCCCCATGCCCGAGCCGCGTAGGACGCCCACCAGACCCAGCCCGCTGCAGGTGCCAGACTCTGGCTCCCGTACGGCGGGCACTCCCAAGCTGATGCTCACGCAGGAAGGCTCCAACTCCCCCCGCAGCGTGAGCGACCACTCCCCCATCTACGACTACCACCACCGCTCGCCCAGCCAGTCTCGGAACCATGTCGGTCTCGGCCTTGGCAAGCCGAATCTGCAAGTAAGTACTCGCACAGCTCCAGATCCCTCCCATTTCTGCTTTGCATCTCCATCGCCTCATTCCACCATCGCAACTCTGATAATGCTGGACTATGATCTGATCTCCATACAGGAAGACGGCGAAGTGGACAGCCCGGCACACAACCTCAACAACTCGCCCCCTTCAGTATCCCAGCGCGCCATATCGCTTGCGCAGGATGGCCGCGATCGGTCAGGTTCCCTCGCATCGTACCACCACGATCTTGCCGCCAATGGCCACCACGGATTCCGCTCTCGCAGTGGATCGCTTGTCACCCGCGTCACATCGCGTATAGGTCCCGTCTCCCCCAATAGCTTGACGCCTGTCGATAGCATCAGCAAATCAAGCAAGAAATCAAAGCGGCGTAGCAGGAGGCGCTCAATCAACTCGCAAATGTCGGGCCAATCCTCGGTCGTCGCGGCCCTTGCAA is drawn from Cryptococcus gattii WM276 chromosome A, complete sequence and contains these coding sequences:
- a CDS encoding Tryptophan synthase, putative (Similar to TIGR gene model, INSD accession AAW41157.1) — protein: MAEQLKQVYADKKAQDQAAFVTFLTAGFPTRDATVPLMLALEAGGADIIELGVPFSDPVADGPVIQKANNVAIENNVHYSDCLEYVRQARAQGLKAPVLFMGYYNPIIAYGEEKAVKDAREAGANGYIVVDLPPTEAVDFRNTCTKAGMSYIPLVAPSTSIDRVKFLTSIADSFIYVVSKMGVTGSSSTENISASLPELVKRIQMFTTIPLAVGFGIDNRTHFDYVTASGADAVVVGSKIIKLIFEHADDGLAPKVVEDYCRAITLKGQNPPPLGRKNAAAPPPANGGTVSPPLPIPSGASLNESEVKVTAPGKLPSRFGLFGGAYVAESLVDCLNELETAYAEAKEDPAFWKEFEDMFGYINRPSELYLADRLTEEMGGARIWLKREDLNHTGSHKINNAVGQILLAKRLGKRRIIAETGAGQHGVATATVCAKFGMECDIFMGAEDVRRQELNVFRIKMLGGRVIPVTSGSQTLKDAVNEALRDWVTRLDTTHYLIGSAIGPHPFPTIVRDFQRVIGREIKSQMHEKMGKLPDAVVACVGGGSNAIGTFYDFIEDPSVRLVGVEAGGHGIDTEAHSATLTKGVMGVVHGFSSYIIQSKEGQLVPTHSISAGLDYNSVGPEHSHLKYSGRAEYVVADDLQCLTAFKMCTQLEGIIPALESSHALWGGMQLAKSLPKDKDIVICLSGNGAKDVAEVLLTLKDKEWADKLDWHVAQ